The following are encoded together in the Ovis canadensis isolate MfBH-ARS-UI-01 breed Bighorn chromosome 2, ARS-UI_OviCan_v2, whole genome shotgun sequence genome:
- the TMEM222 gene encoding transmembrane protein 222 has translation MAEAEGSSPLLLPPPLPPPLGMAEVEAPTAAETDKKQLSGAGSGAMDVERSRFPYCVVWTPIPVLTWFFPIIGHMGICTSTGVIRDFAGPYFVSEDNMAFGKPAKYWKLDPAQVYASGPNAWDTAVHDASEEYKHRMHNLCCDNCHSHVALALNLMRYNNSTNWNMVTLCFFCLLYGKYVSVGAFVKTWLPFVLLLGIILTVSLVFNLR, from the exons ATGGCGGAAGCGGAAGGGAGTTCTCCGCTCCTGTTGCCGCCGCCGCTGCCTCCCCCGCTCGGGATGGCGGAAGTGGAGGCGCCGACGGCGGCCGAGACGGACAAGAAGCAACTTAGCGGTGCTGGCAGCGGCGCCATGGACGTGGAGCGGAGCCGCTTCCCCTACTGCGTGGTGTGGACGCCCATCCCGGTGCTCAC GTGGTTTTTCCCGATCATCGGCCACATGGGCATCTGCACGTCCACAGGAGTCATTCGGGACTTTGCTGGCCCCTACTTTGTGTCG GAAGACAACATGGCCTTTGGGAAGCCTGCCAA GTACTGGAAGCTGGACCCCGCTCAGGTCTATGCCAGCGGGCCCAACGCGTGGGACACCGCTGTGCACGATGCCTCTGAGGAGTACAAGCACCGCATG CACAATCTCTGCTGTGACAACTGCCACTCGCACGTGGCCTTGGCCCTGAACCTGATGCGCTACAACAACAGCACCAACTGGAACATGGTGACGCTCTGCTTCTTCTGCCTGCTCTACGGGAAGTACGTCAG TGTCGGCGCCTTCGTGAAGACCTGGCTGCCTTTTGTCCTTCTCCTGGGCATCATCCTGACCGTCAGCTTGGTCTTCAACCTGCGGTGA